One region of Streptomyces subrutilus genomic DNA includes:
- the sigE gene encoding RNA polymerase sigma factor SigE, with protein MVGTPLDTTRADRGGAAAPVDRGGVLRRLFWSVGEPKSVTDTADRFHTAATATTATFAADAGSQAWTPPSWEEIVSTHSARVYRLAYRLTGNQHDAEDLTQEVFVRVFRSLSTYTPGTFEGWLHRITTNLFLDMVRRKQRIRFDALADDAAERLPSREPSPQQVLHDTHFDADVQQALDTLAPEFRAAVVLCDIEGLSYEEIAATLGVKLGTVRSRIHRGRSHLRKALKHRSPAARAEQRALAGVAVGAPGTGGEGGAE; from the coding sequence ATGGTAGGGACTCCGCTGGACACCACCAGAGCCGACAGGGGAGGTGCGGCTGCGCCTGTGGATCGTGGAGGCGTGCTGAGACGCCTCTTCTGGTCGGTGGGCGAGCCGAAATCCGTGACCGACACCGCTGACCGTTTCCACACCGCGGCCACCGCAACCACCGCGACCTTCGCCGCCGATGCGGGCTCCCAGGCGTGGACCCCTCCTTCGTGGGAGGAGATCGTCAGCACGCACAGCGCGCGGGTCTACCGCCTTGCCTACCGTCTGACGGGCAACCAGCACGACGCCGAGGACCTGACCCAAGAGGTCTTCGTCCGCGTCTTCCGCTCGCTGTCGACGTACACGCCGGGCACCTTCGAGGGCTGGCTGCACCGCATCACCACCAACCTCTTCCTGGACATGGTCCGCCGCAAGCAGCGCATCCGCTTCGACGCGCTCGCCGACGACGCCGCCGAGCGGCTGCCCAGCCGCGAGCCGTCCCCCCAGCAGGTCCTGCACGACACCCACTTCGACGCCGACGTCCAGCAGGCGCTGGACACCCTGGCGCCCGAGTTCCGCGCGGCCGTGGTGCTGTGCGACATCGAAGGCCTGTCGTACGAGGAGATCGCCGCCACGCTCGGCGTGAAGCTCGGCACCGTCCGCAGCCGTATCCACCGGGGGCGCTCGCACCTGCGCAAGGCGCTCAAGCACCGGTCCCCGGCGGCCCGCGCCGAGCAGCGCGCGCTGGCCGGGGTGGCCGTAGGCGCCCCGGGTACCGGGGGAGAGGGCGGAGCCGAGTGA
- a CDS encoding O-methyltransferase — MRQLWGQERVITGNRQTSWAFADAFVAEDDALRWARDRSREAGLRSVSPGTGAALRLLAATADAKAVAEIGTGTGVSGIHLLHGMRPDGVLTTVDPEADRQAFARQAFRAAGFAGNRARFIPGRALDVLPRLADGGYDLVFCDGDPAESLDYLAESLRLLRPGGLVCFEGVFSDGRTVDSSAQPVEVLRVRELLRSVRESPALEAALLPVGDGLLCAVRR, encoded by the coding sequence TTGCGCCAACTATGGGGACAGGAGAGGGTCATTACCGGCAACCGGCAGACGAGCTGGGCGTTCGCCGACGCGTTTGTCGCCGAGGACGACGCTCTGCGATGGGCCCGCGACCGGTCCAGGGAAGCGGGCCTGCGCTCGGTCTCCCCCGGGACCGGGGCCGCGCTGCGCCTGCTCGCCGCCACCGCGGACGCCAAGGCGGTCGCCGAGATCGGCACCGGAACCGGCGTCTCCGGCATCCACCTGCTCCACGGGATGCGCCCGGACGGCGTGCTGACCACGGTGGATCCAGAAGCCGACCGGCAGGCCTTCGCCCGCCAGGCCTTCCGCGCCGCCGGCTTCGCGGGCAACCGCGCGCGCTTCATCCCCGGCCGGGCCCTGGACGTACTGCCCCGCCTCGCCGACGGCGGGTACGACCTCGTCTTCTGCGACGGCGACCCGGCCGAGTCCCTCGACTACCTCGCTGAATCGTTGCGCCTGCTGCGCCCCGGCGGACTGGTGTGCTTCGAGGGAGTCTTCTCCGACGGCCGCACGGTCGACTCCTCGGCCCAGCCGGTGGAGGTGCTCCGCGTCCGCGAACTGCTGCGCAGCGTCCGCGAGAGCCCCGCCCTGGAGGCCGCGCTGCTCCCGGTGGGCGACGGACTGCTGTGCGCCGTACGGCGCTAG
- a CDS encoding anti-sigma factor family protein, with amino-acid sequence MSGVSPSPAEQHLGDRLAALVDGELNHDARERVLAHLATCAKCKAEADAQRRLKTMFVESAPPPLSAGLLARLQGLPGGGFDGPPGPGGPPSGDPLATFAYALPPASQPRQEGFRVHEVGRPRRRFAFAAAGAVSLAALALGGAMPLERVDPTVRGESPASRPGPAASVNDATVADAFVRDRMPTPAAVPTLLSTAATPLPPLHPSPPSSARPVSLLR; translated from the coding sequence GTGAGCGGAGTCAGTCCGTCCCCCGCCGAACAGCACCTGGGCGACCGGCTCGCCGCCCTGGTGGACGGCGAGCTGAACCACGACGCGCGCGAGCGGGTCCTGGCCCACCTGGCCACCTGCGCCAAGTGCAAGGCCGAGGCCGATGCCCAGCGCCGCCTGAAGACCATGTTCGTGGAGAGCGCCCCGCCGCCGCTGTCCGCCGGGCTGCTGGCGCGCCTGCAGGGGCTGCCGGGCGGCGGCTTCGACGGCCCGCCGGGCCCAGGGGGCCCGCCCTCCGGCGATCCGCTCGCCACCTTCGCCTACGCGCTGCCCCCGGCCTCCCAGCCGCGGCAGGAGGGCTTCCGCGTCCACGAGGTGGGCCGGCCGCGCCGCCGGTTCGCGTTCGCCGCCGCCGGAGCGGTCTCCCTCGCCGCGCTCGCACTGGGCGGCGCGATGCCGCTGGAGAGGGTGGACCCGACCGTGCGGGGGGAGTCCCCCGCCTCCCGGCCCGGTCCCGCCGCGTCGGTCAACGACGCGACGGTGGCCGACGCCTTCGTCCGCGACCGGATGCCCACCCCGGCCGCCGTGCCGACGCTCCTGTCGACCGCCGCGACCCCGCTCCCGCCGCTCCACCCCTCCCCGCCGAGCT